One window of the Archangium primigenium genome contains the following:
- a CDS encoding chemotaxis protein CheW, with product MPTQGARCFLMVRARAWMCALPLEEVEETMRPLPVRPVASAPVFVRGVSVVRGQSAPVVSLAALLDGEGAVGSGDTARFVSLKATGGRVALEVDAVLGLRWLDEATLGDVPPLLRASAHGHLDYLGALDGQLMAVLDAAHLVPPDVWARLEQPSGKASA from the coding sequence ATGCCCACTCAGGGCGCTCGCTGCTTCCTCATGGTGAGGGCGCGGGCTTGGATGTGCGCGCTGCCGCTCGAGGAAGTCGAGGAGACGATGCGGCCGTTGCCGGTGAGGCCGGTGGCGTCGGCGCCGGTCTTCGTGCGCGGGGTGAGCGTGGTGCGCGGCCAGTCGGCGCCCGTGGTGAGCCTCGCGGCGCTGCTGGATGGCGAGGGGGCGGTCGGCTCCGGGGACACCGCGCGCTTCGTCTCGCTCAAGGCGACCGGGGGGCGGGTGGCGCTCGAGGTGGACGCCGTGCTGGGCCTGCGCTGGCTGGACGAGGCCACGCTCGGGGACGTGCCGCCCTTGCTGCGCGCCTCGGCCCATGGCCACCTGGACTACCTGGGCGCGCTGGACGGCCAGTTGATGGCGGTGCTGGACGCGGCCCACCTGGTGCCCCCGGACGTGTGGGCGCGGCTGGAGCAGCCCTCCGGGAAGGCGAGCGCGTGA
- a CDS encoding biosynthetic peptidoglycan transglycosylase: MPSRRPPPKALLVGLCLLLALAAGVLATHAWLQGDGARARVVARVQPALEARLGPVRLGSTFAVGWRGTVTLGPVELPGEAPDAPPVVRIDRVTVQPRLRALLSGRVEVHRVVLSGVQVEAGPSGQELRALVERLRAPREGSGAAPTSASRTPRVWPEVRLEDVRLAFEREGRVEWGPLSARVEVEEAEGGRQLTATATPPGGGTATLRLTSSDTGVTGTLDGQGLAAGALLALGEPPVGLDGGTLEGSLHVEDTGATFSVAVKDLNVNHERLAPGPVGPWAFSAEGRLRWQWARRHVALEALKVTVGAHRDVQVEASGEATWSAEPRFELRASLLPVTFAQVVAALPTALVPEEVDLTQQEGALQASLAVSGPVRERSDWQVKAKLELPRKQGFQQQGPLAWLRGPFDYQPLTAEGRGRTMRIGASSTTFVPFELLPEPLVRAVLRSEDGGFWTHEGFDFDSLRTLVLAPRDGKVRGGSTLTQQLAKNLFLSREKTYARKVKEALLTLALESALPKPRLLELYFNIIEWGPSLYGIGAAAEHYFDTRASSLSVRQAAFLATIIPNPVRYHGYCTQGALSEQWARNVDTLLLKLLVDGALDQDQYQQALAERLVFACPRRSEAVTSEE; encoded by the coding sequence ATGCCCTCGCGCCGTCCGCCGCCCAAGGCCCTCCTCGTGGGGCTGTGCCTCTTGCTGGCCCTCGCCGCCGGGGTGCTGGCCACCCATGCCTGGCTCCAGGGGGACGGGGCTCGCGCTCGGGTGGTCGCCCGGGTTCAACCCGCCCTGGAGGCCCGCCTGGGCCCAGTGCGCCTGGGGTCCACCTTCGCGGTGGGCTGGCGGGGGACGGTGACGCTGGGCCCCGTGGAGCTGCCCGGCGAGGCCCCCGACGCCCCCCCGGTGGTGCGGATCGACCGGGTCACCGTCCAGCCCCGCCTGCGCGCCCTCCTGTCGGGACGGGTCGAGGTCCACCGGGTGGTGCTCTCGGGCGTCCAGGTAGAGGCGGGCCCCTCGGGCCAGGAGCTGCGGGCGCTCGTCGAGCGGCTGCGCGCCCCCCGCGAGGGCTCGGGCGCGGCGCCAACCTCCGCGTCCCGGACGCCCCGGGTGTGGCCCGAGGTGCGCCTGGAGGACGTGCGCCTGGCCTTCGAGCGCGAGGGCCGCGTGGAGTGGGGCCCCCTGTCGGCACGGGTCGAGGTGGAGGAGGCGGAGGGCGGGCGCCAGCTCACGGCGACGGCCACCCCGCCCGGCGGAGGGACGGCCACGCTGCGCCTCACGTCCTCGGACACCGGCGTGACGGGAACCCTGGACGGCCAGGGACTGGCGGCGGGAGCGCTGCTGGCGCTCGGGGAGCCGCCCGTGGGCCTGGACGGGGGCACCCTGGAGGGCTCGCTGCACGTGGAGGACACGGGGGCCACCTTCTCCGTGGCGGTGAAGGACCTGAACGTGAACCACGAGCGGCTCGCGCCCGGGCCCGTGGGCCCCTGGGCCTTCTCCGCCGAGGGCCGCCTGCGGTGGCAGTGGGCACGCCGGCACGTGGCGCTCGAGGCCCTGAAGGTGACCGTGGGCGCGCACCGCGACGTCCAGGTGGAGGCCTCGGGCGAGGCGACCTGGAGCGCCGAGCCCCGGTTCGAGCTGCGGGCGAGCCTCTTGCCCGTCACCTTCGCCCAGGTGGTGGCGGCGCTGCCCACGGCGCTCGTGCCCGAGGAGGTGGACCTCACCCAGCAGGAGGGGGCGCTCCAGGCGTCGCTCGCGGTGTCCGGCCCCGTGCGCGAGCGGTCGGACTGGCAGGTGAAGGCGAAGCTGGAGCTGCCACGCAAGCAGGGCTTCCAGCAACAGGGGCCCCTGGCGTGGCTGCGCGGGCCCTTCGACTACCAGCCGCTGACGGCCGAGGGCCGGGGGCGGACGATGCGCATCGGCGCGAGCAGCACCACCTTCGTGCCCTTCGAGCTGCTGCCCGAGCCCCTGGTCCGCGCCGTGCTGCGCAGCGAGGACGGCGGCTTCTGGACGCACGAGGGCTTCGACTTCGACTCGCTGCGCACGCTCGTGCTGGCGCCGCGCGACGGCAAGGTGCGCGGCGGCTCCACCCTCACCCAGCAGCTCGCCAAGAACCTCTTCCTGTCGCGGGAGAAGACGTACGCGCGCAAGGTGAAGGAGGCGCTGCTCACCCTGGCGCTGGAGTCCGCCCTGCCCAAGCCGCGGCTCCTGGAGCTGTACTTCAACATCATCGAGTGGGGCCCGAGCCTGTACGGGATTGGCGCGGCGGCCGAGCACTACTTCGACACGCGCGCGTCCTCGCTGAGCGTGCGGCAGGCGGCCTTCCTCGCCACCATCATCCCCAACCCCGTGCGCTACCACGGCTACTGCACCCAGGGCGCCCTGTCCGAGCAGTGGGCACGCAACGTGGACACGCTCCTGCTCAAGCTCCTCGTGGACGGGGCGCTCGACCAGGACCAGTACCAGCAGGCCCTCGCCGAGCGGCTCGTCTTCGCCTGTCCCCGACGCTCGGAGGCCGTGACCTCGGAGGAGTGA
- a CDS encoding chemotaxis protein CheW: MRLDELRDSFDSSFSRPPPLQKEPGEALLRLRVGGAPLAVRLGDLSGLHLMPRVVRLPGAPASLLGLTGLRGQLFAVHDLAAALGLRSEEAPGWLLLAGGLRRVGLAAAGFEGQLRATSDQLSTDGASAPHPLLATRVRLPDGALLPLLDVESLVRTLLEEASRST, translated from the coding sequence ATGCGTTTGGATGAGCTGCGCGACAGCTTCGACTCGTCGTTTTCCCGGCCACCGCCCCTGCAGAAGGAGCCGGGCGAGGCCCTGTTGCGCCTGCGGGTGGGCGGCGCGCCGCTGGCGGTGCGGCTGGGCGACCTGTCCGGCCTGCACCTGATGCCCCGCGTGGTGCGGCTGCCCGGAGCGCCCGCGTCGCTGCTCGGACTCACGGGCCTGAGGGGCCAGCTGTTCGCGGTGCATGACCTGGCGGCGGCGCTGGGGCTGCGCTCGGAGGAGGCGCCGGGCTGGCTGCTGCTCGCGGGGGGCTTGCGGCGCGTGGGGCTGGCGGCCGCCGGCTTCGAGGGCCAATTGCGCGCCACGTCAGATCAATTGAGTACGGATGGAGCGTCCGCGCCGCATCCCCTGCTCGCCACCCGGGTCCGGCTGCCGGACGGGGCGCTCCTGCCCCTCCTGGACGTGGAGTCCCTGGTGAGAACCCTGCTGGAGGAGGCCTCGCGCTCCACATGA
- a CDS encoding response regulator, producing MKARVLIVDDSATVRADMRGVLSAAGFGTTLSESLASARKALSEHDFDLLILDMLLPDGDGVELLEELRRNTRTAHLPVLMLSTEAAVVQRLKGLAHGANDYVGKPYDAAYVVRRAHELTQVPEADGTPRLVSAGRRRRVMVVDGRLDFRHRASDALRKDGHDVIIAESGTDAMRLLEAQPVDCILLDLEMPGLDGPEWVRAVRSLDGTAQVAVVGLTAGFDAKLISEALAVKVDAFCSKTEDIEVLRAQVRTELRRRAESEQSQAGASGHAASHGHHAPLHGHHAPLHGHHAPLTGHHAPLTGHHAPATPAPHVAPAAPAAPAALPGSLFDAVVARCGLSPVIAPSTMTRACRKAGVEPQMLTPVSLARALPTIRDMLSIFLDAQELERRVHSIQLLTHGESAGGSAESPRRARTP from the coding sequence ATGAAGGCACGTGTGCTCATCGTGGACGACAGCGCGACGGTGCGGGCGGACATGCGCGGCGTGTTGAGCGCCGCCGGGTTCGGCACGACCTTGAGCGAGAGCCTCGCCTCGGCCCGTAAGGCCCTGAGCGAGCATGACTTCGACCTGCTCATCCTGGACATGCTGTTGCCGGATGGCGACGGCGTGGAACTGCTGGAGGAACTGCGGCGCAACACGCGCACCGCGCACCTGCCGGTGCTGATGCTGTCCACCGAGGCCGCGGTGGTGCAGCGGCTCAAGGGCCTGGCCCACGGCGCCAACGACTACGTGGGCAAGCCCTACGACGCGGCCTACGTGGTGCGGCGCGCCCACGAGCTCACCCAGGTGCCCGAGGCGGATGGCACGCCACGGCTGGTGTCGGCCGGTCGGCGCCGCCGGGTGATGGTGGTGGACGGACGGCTGGACTTCCGGCACCGCGCCTCGGACGCGCTGCGCAAGGACGGCCACGACGTCATCATCGCCGAGTCCGGCACGGACGCCATGCGCCTCCTGGAAGCCCAGCCGGTGGACTGCATCCTGCTGGACCTGGAGATGCCGGGCCTGGACGGGCCGGAGTGGGTGCGCGCGGTGCGCTCGCTGGACGGCACGGCGCAGGTGGCCGTGGTGGGCCTGACGGCGGGCTTCGACGCCAAGCTCATCTCCGAGGCGCTCGCGGTGAAGGTGGACGCCTTCTGCTCGAAGACGGAGGACATCGAGGTGCTGCGCGCCCAGGTGCGCACCGAGCTGCGGCGCCGGGCGGAGTCCGAGCAGTCCCAGGCGGGTGCCTCGGGACATGCCGCCTCGCACGGCCACCACGCGCCGCTGCACGGCCACCACGCGCCGCTGCATGGCCACCACGCGCCGCTGACGGGCCACCACGCGCCGCTGACGGGCCACCACGCGCCGGCCACTCCGGCCCCGCATGTGGCCCCGGCGGCGCCCGCCGCCCCCGCCGCCCTTCCGGGCTCGCTCTTCGACGCGGTGGTGGCGCGCTGTGGCTTGTCGCCCGTCATCGCCCCGTCCACCATGACGCGCGCGTGCCGCAAGGCCGGCGTGGAGCCGCAGATGCTCACGCCCGTGTCGCTGGCGCGGGCCCTGCCCACCATCCGCGACATGCTCTCCATCTTCCTGGACGCCCAGGAGCTGGAGCGCCGGGTGCACTCCATCCAGTTGCTGACCCACGGCGAGTCGGCCGGGGGGAGCGCCGAGTCCCCCCGCCGGGCCCGGACGCCCTGA
- a CDS encoding CheR family methyltransferase has translation MTPPMTPLARFSALVEQRLGLHFEKGQWRELEPLLTERSARSGVEGYLALLDTPGAQAEWKTLAERLTVNETYFLRHPAQLEALVSQVLPSFSRQTPHLRVLCAGCSTGEEPYSVALMSRERGLVDPARLRVLGIDVNPRVLLHARRACYSPWSLRSVPEPSRERWFQRSKEGFTLKEHLREQVTFEERNLLQDAPSFWAPGSFHAILCRNVIIYFPPEVSRKIIARMARALVPGGYLFLGPSETMRGLSDEFELLRSGDAFYYRLKTPGAAAVPAPIGMPVTPSQVTLPSLSAPPPPPVPVDGLEEVLMALEAERYEEAWTRLNALPEGSRPQGELLRAVLHLNAGRFAEAERAGRQLLSVGSTEASAHFLLGVCLEQSGDDAGARSRYAAAARVDPTFALGHLRQGTLARRAGDVAEARVALRMAVSLLPHEKPLMLTLFGGGFGRHGLMQLGLRELQACMEVR, from the coding sequence GTGACCCCGCCGATGACCCCCCTGGCCCGCTTCTCCGCCCTGGTGGAGCAGCGGCTGGGGCTGCACTTCGAGAAGGGGCAGTGGCGGGAGCTGGAGCCGCTGCTCACCGAGCGCTCCGCGCGCAGCGGGGTGGAGGGCTACCTGGCCCTGCTGGACACCCCCGGGGCCCAGGCCGAGTGGAAGACGCTCGCCGAGCGCCTCACGGTGAACGAGACGTACTTCCTGCGCCACCCGGCCCAGCTGGAGGCGCTGGTGTCGCAGGTGCTGCCCTCCTTCTCGCGCCAGACGCCGCACCTGCGCGTCTTGTGCGCGGGGTGCTCCACGGGCGAGGAGCCCTACTCCGTGGCCCTGATGTCGCGCGAGCGGGGGCTGGTGGACCCCGCGCGCCTGCGGGTGCTCGGCATCGACGTCAACCCGCGCGTGCTGTTGCATGCCCGGCGCGCCTGCTACTCGCCGTGGTCGCTGCGCTCGGTGCCGGAGCCCTCGCGCGAGCGGTGGTTCCAGCGCTCCAAGGAGGGCTTCACCCTCAAGGAGCACCTGCGCGAGCAGGTGACGTTCGAGGAGCGCAACCTCCTGCAGGACGCTCCCTCCTTCTGGGCGCCGGGCTCCTTCCACGCCATCCTCTGCCGCAACGTCATCATCTACTTCCCGCCCGAGGTGTCGCGGAAGATCATCGCCCGCATGGCGCGGGCGCTCGTGCCCGGGGGCTACCTCTTCCTGGGGCCCAGCGAGACGATGCGGGGCCTGTCCGACGAGTTCGAGCTCCTGCGCTCGGGGGACGCGTTCTACTACCGGCTCAAGACGCCGGGCGCGGCCGCGGTGCCCGCTCCCATCGGCATGCCGGTGACGCCCTCGCAGGTGACGCTGCCGAGCCTGTCGGCGCCGCCCCCGCCCCCCGTCCCGGTGGACGGCCTGGAGGAGGTGCTGATGGCGCTGGAGGCCGAGCGCTACGAGGAGGCGTGGACGCGGCTCAACGCGCTGCCCGAGGGCTCGCGGCCCCAGGGGGAGCTGCTGCGCGCGGTGCTGCACCTGAACGCGGGGCGCTTCGCGGAGGCCGAGCGCGCGGGCCGGCAGCTCTTGTCGGTGGGCTCCACGGAGGCCTCGGCGCACTTCCTGCTGGGCGTGTGCCTGGAGCAGTCCGGAGACGATGCCGGGGCCCGGAGCCGGTACGCGGCGGCGGCACGCGTGGACCCCACCTTCGCCCTGGGCCACCTGCGTCAGGGCACCCTGGCGCGCCGGGCGGGGGACGTGGCCGAGGCGCGCGTGGCGCTGCGCATGGCGGTGTCGCTCCTGCCGCACGAGAAGCCCCTGATGTTGACGCTCTTTGGCGGCGGCTTCGGCCGGCACGGCCTGATGCAGCTGGGCCTGCGTGAGCTGCAGGCGTGTATGGAGGTCCGATGA
- a CDS encoding hybrid sensor histidine kinase/response regulator: MSLDSDPLLYFRIEARELLEQLMQGLLSLEDDEGNANRVPELFRYAHTLKGAARVVGQARMAEMAHAVEDALSPYRDSGGHLPADSVHEFLRLVGQMANVLDALEAPPPSSEDAADTLPAIPLAEAPTSEVVRVELERLDTLLDGLSEAVVQLGGLRGVVEALSQAQHGADGLVEQLTSPMASSGSAAERARWLGRVLGVAEGVRSSLVKAGRQLGGGLGQVESELGRLRDGAHTLRLVPTQTLFGPLELAARDVAASLGRQVEVRAEGGDIQIDGHVLSAVRQALLHVVRNAVDHGLESPDERRALGKSPTGIFSVKVRRRGGRVSFLCEDDGRGVDLGRVRQVALERGVATLEEVETLDEEGCLELLFRPGFSTARAVTDVSGRGVGLDVVRDTVRRLKGEVFITSRPGLGTCITLEVPLTLASLEVLGVEVGTQRLLLPLESLGAALHLPADAVTWTAGRGSISHAGELLAFLPLAEVLDASGGAHRPRVWSVLVVDGGTMGRAAVGVDKLLGISRRVSRPLPSSVPALPLVTGASFDEQGVPLLLLDAAGLVRRIQAGSAASLARPKPTQRHLILVVDDSVTTRMLEKSILEAAGYQVELAASGEEGLEKIQRGGHSLLIVDVEMPGMTGLDVTRHIRANPALKGLPILMVSSLATDEDKRRGREAGVSAYIVKGEFHQHGFLDTVARLAAQGRRSA; this comes from the coding sequence ATGAGTCTGGACAGCGATCCCCTGCTGTACTTCCGCATCGAGGCCCGTGAGCTGCTGGAGCAGCTCATGCAGGGCCTGTTGTCGCTGGAGGATGACGAGGGCAACGCGAACCGGGTGCCCGAGCTGTTCCGCTACGCCCACACCCTCAAGGGAGCGGCGCGTGTGGTGGGGCAGGCGCGCATGGCGGAGATGGCGCACGCGGTGGAGGACGCGCTCTCGCCCTACCGGGACAGCGGCGGCCACCTGCCCGCGGACAGCGTGCACGAGTTCCTGCGGCTGGTGGGGCAGATGGCCAACGTGCTGGACGCCCTGGAGGCGCCGCCGCCTTCCTCCGAGGACGCCGCCGACACGCTGCCCGCCATTCCCCTGGCCGAGGCGCCCACCTCCGAGGTGGTGCGCGTGGAGCTGGAGCGGCTGGACACGCTCTTGGATGGCCTGTCCGAGGCGGTGGTGCAGCTGGGCGGCCTGCGCGGGGTGGTGGAGGCCCTGTCCCAGGCGCAGCACGGCGCCGACGGGCTCGTCGAGCAGCTCACCTCGCCCATGGCTTCCAGCGGCTCGGCCGCGGAGCGCGCGCGGTGGCTCGGCCGGGTGCTGGGCGTGGCCGAGGGCGTGCGCTCCTCGCTGGTGAAGGCGGGCCGGCAGCTCGGCGGCGGACTGGGGCAGGTGGAGTCGGAGCTGGGGCGCCTGCGCGACGGCGCGCACACGCTCAGGCTCGTGCCCACCCAGACGCTCTTCGGGCCCCTGGAACTGGCGGCGCGCGACGTGGCCGCCTCGCTGGGCCGCCAGGTGGAGGTGCGCGCCGAGGGCGGTGACATCCAGATCGACGGGCACGTGCTGTCCGCAGTGCGCCAGGCGCTCTTGCACGTGGTGCGCAACGCCGTGGACCACGGCCTGGAGAGCCCCGACGAGCGGCGGGCCCTGGGCAAGTCGCCCACGGGCATCTTCTCCGTGAAGGTGCGGCGGCGCGGGGGCCGGGTGTCCTTCCTGTGCGAGGACGACGGGCGGGGCGTGGACCTGGGCCGGGTGCGGCAGGTGGCCCTGGAGCGGGGCGTGGCCACGCTGGAGGAGGTGGAGACGCTGGACGAGGAGGGCTGCCTGGAGCTGCTCTTCCGCCCGGGCTTCAGCACCGCGCGCGCCGTCACGGACGTGTCGGGCCGGGGCGTGGGCCTGGACGTGGTGCGCGACACGGTGCGCCGGCTCAAGGGCGAGGTGTTCATCACCTCCCGCCCGGGCCTGGGCACCTGCATCACCCTGGAGGTGCCGCTCACCCTGGCCTCGCTCGAGGTGCTGGGCGTGGAGGTGGGCACGCAGCGGCTGCTCCTGCCCCTGGAGTCCCTGGGCGCCGCGCTGCACCTGCCCGCGGACGCGGTGACGTGGACGGCGGGCCGGGGCAGCATCTCCCACGCGGGCGAGCTGCTCGCCTTCCTGCCGCTCGCGGAGGTGCTGGACGCGAGCGGCGGCGCCCACCGGCCGCGCGTCTGGTCGGTGCTGGTGGTGGACGGGGGCACGATGGGCCGCGCCGCGGTGGGCGTGGACAAGCTCCTGGGCATCAGCCGCCGGGTGAGCCGGCCCCTGCCGTCCTCGGTGCCCGCGCTGCCCCTGGTGACGGGGGCCAGCTTCGACGAGCAGGGCGTGCCCCTGTTGCTCCTGGACGCGGCGGGCCTGGTGCGGCGCATCCAGGCGGGCTCCGCGGCGAGCCTCGCGCGGCCCAAGCCCACCCAGCGCCACCTCATCCTCGTGGTGGACGACTCGGTCACCACGCGCATGCTGGAGAAGAGCATCCTCGAGGCCGCGGGCTACCAGGTGGAGCTGGCCGCCTCGGGCGAGGAGGGCCTGGAGAAGATCCAGCGCGGCGGCCACTCGCTGCTCATCGTCGACGTGGAGATGCCGGGCATGACGGGCCTGGACGTCACGCGCCACATCCGCGCCAACCCCGCGCTCAAGGGGCTGCCCATCCTCATGGTGTCCTCGCTCGCCACGGACGAGGACAAGCGCCGGGGCCGCGAGGCGGGTGTGTCCGCCTACATCGTCAAGGGCGAGTTCCACCAGCACGGCTTCCTCGACACGGTGGCCCGGCTGGCCGCCCAGGGCCGGAGGTCCGCGTGA
- a CDS encoding SDR family NAD(P)-dependent oxidoreductase — translation MNLELRNRRALVTGSTQGIGFAIARGLAAEGAHVVVNGRKAESVEKTLARLRAEVPGAQVEGVAADASTAEGAQTLFSRVPSVDILVNNLGIFEPKSFFEITDADWMRFFEANVLSGVRFSRHYAPGMRERAWGRILFISSESGLQIPQEMIHYGMTKTAQLSVSRGLAIELAQTGVTVNAVLPGPTRTEGVQDFLASLARAQGVTVEQAEADFFKSARPTSLLRRFATPEEVANLAVYLCGAGASATTGAALRVDGGVVNSIS, via the coding sequence ATGAATCTTGAACTGCGCAACCGTCGGGCCCTCGTGACGGGCTCCACCCAGGGCATCGGCTTCGCCATCGCGCGGGGGCTCGCGGCCGAGGGGGCCCACGTCGTCGTGAATGGCCGCAAGGCGGAGTCGGTGGAGAAGACGCTCGCGCGCCTGCGTGCGGAGGTACCGGGCGCCCAGGTGGAGGGCGTGGCGGCGGACGCCTCCACCGCGGAGGGCGCGCAGACGCTGTTCTCGCGCGTGCCGTCGGTGGACATCCTCGTGAACAACCTGGGCATCTTCGAGCCCAAGTCCTTCTTCGAGATCACCGACGCGGACTGGATGCGCTTCTTCGAGGCCAACGTGCTCAGCGGCGTGCGCTTCTCGCGGCACTACGCGCCCGGCATGCGCGAGCGCGCCTGGGGCCGCATCCTCTTCATCTCCAGCGAGTCGGGGCTGCAGATTCCCCAGGAGATGATCCACTACGGCATGACGAAGACGGCGCAGTTGAGCGTGTCGCGGGGCCTGGCCATCGAGCTGGCCCAGACGGGCGTCACGGTGAACGCGGTGCTGCCGGGCCCCACGCGCACCGAGGGCGTGCAGGACTTCCTCGCGAGCCTGGCGCGCGCCCAGGGCGTGACGGTGGAGCAGGCGGAGGCGGACTTCTTCAAGAGCGCGCGGCCCACCTCGCTGCTGCGGCGCTTCGCCACGCCCGAGGAGGTGGCGAACCTCGCCGTCTACCTGTGCGGCGCGGGGGCCTCGGCCACCACCGGCGCGGCGCTCCGGGTGGATGGCGGGGTCGTCAACAGCATCAGCTGA
- a CDS encoding DUF2383 domain-containing protein, with protein MANVNSDIETLNSFLRGELSAVETYRQAIGHVETDNVRDQLQGCLQDHEQRVSSLRDRIEKLGGTPSDSSGPWGVFAQLVQAGADVLGEKAAVQALEQGEDHGLSDYQRDIDKLHGEARRFGRMVLLPAQKQTHERVRLLKKTLH; from the coding sequence ATGGCGAACGTGAACTCCGACATCGAGACGCTCAACTCCTTCCTGCGCGGTGAGCTGTCCGCCGTGGAGACGTACCGGCAGGCCATCGGGCACGTGGAGACCGACAACGTCCGGGACCAGTTGCAGGGCTGCCTCCAGGACCACGAGCAGCGCGTGTCCTCCCTGCGCGATCGCATCGAGAAGCTCGGCGGCACGCCCTCCGACAGCTCGGGACCCTGGGGCGTCTTCGCGCAGCTCGTGCAAGCGGGCGCGGACGTGCTGGGGGAGAAGGCCGCCGTCCAGGCGCTCGAGCAAGGCGAGGACCATGGGCTCTCCGACTACCAGCGGGACATCGACAAGCTGCACGGCGAGGCCCGCCGGTTCGGCCGCATGGTGCTCCTGCCGGCCCAGAAGCAGACCCACGAGCGCGTGCGGCTGCTCAAGAAGACGCTGCACTGA
- the cheB gene encoding chemotaxis-specific protein-glutamate methyltransferase CheB, translated as MKRLRVLIVDDSLTVRRRLADAFTAEGSCEVVGEASDGQMAFEQCQRLRPDVVTMDLMMPRVDGLRATELIMGHCPTPIVVLSATENRVEGLRTLDALAAGAVDAVDKPSGLLDARWMETLLSRVRVASRVRVITHVRARLKTERPRPPSALPMPLPAVAPSSHAPRLLVVGASTGGPAAMRYLLGALPPDFPLPMLLVLHTTENFDTAMAEWLEAQSGLSVRKAVDGEPLPLPGRLCVRMAPGNRHMVVRSGRLWLEDGPERHSCRPSVDSLFESVAREMGATAIGCLLTGMGRDGAEGLSALRRAGAPTVVEDESTCVVFGMPREAIRLGAAQHVVGLTGLPLLLTALARAGAREGTA; from the coding sequence GTGAAGCGGCTGCGCGTGCTCATCGTCGACGACTCGCTGACGGTGCGCCGTCGGCTGGCGGACGCCTTCACCGCGGAGGGCTCGTGCGAGGTGGTGGGCGAGGCCTCCGACGGTCAGATGGCCTTCGAGCAGTGCCAGCGGCTGCGGCCGGACGTGGTGACGATGGACCTGATGATGCCCCGGGTGGACGGCCTGCGCGCCACGGAGCTCATCATGGGCCACTGCCCCACGCCCATCGTCGTGCTCTCCGCCACGGAGAACCGCGTCGAGGGCCTGCGCACCCTGGACGCCCTGGCCGCGGGCGCCGTGGACGCGGTGGACAAGCCCTCGGGGCTGCTGGACGCGCGCTGGATGGAGACCCTGCTGTCCCGCGTGCGGGTGGCCTCGCGCGTGCGGGTCATCACCCACGTGCGCGCCCGGCTCAAGACCGAGCGGCCCCGGCCCCCGTCGGCCCTGCCCATGCCCCTGCCCGCCGTGGCCCCGTCCTCCCACGCCCCCCGGCTGCTCGTGGTGGGCGCCTCCACGGGAGGCCCCGCCGCCATGCGCTACCTGCTCGGGGCGCTCCCCCCGGACTTCCCCCTGCCCATGCTGCTGGTGCTGCACACCACGGAGAACTTCGACACCGCCATGGCCGAGTGGCTGGAGGCCCAGAGCGGCCTGTCCGTGCGCAAGGCGGTGGACGGCGAGCCCCTGCCCCTGCCCGGTCGGCTGTGTGTGCGCATGGCACCGGGAAATCGGCACATGGTGGTCCGTTCGGGCCGGTTGTGGTTGGAGGACGGACCCGAGCGCCACTCCTGCCGGCCCTCGGTGGACTCGCTGTTCGAGTCGGTGGCTCGGGAAATGGGGGCGACGGCCATCGGTTGCCTGCTCACGGGCATGGGACGCGATGGAGCGGAGGGCCTGAGCGCGCTCAGACGCGCGGGAGCCCCCACGGTGGTGGAGGACGAGTCCACCTGCGTGGTATTCGGCATGCCCCGCGAGGCGATCCGCCTGGGCGCGGCACAACATGTGGTGGGGTTGACGGGGCTTCCGCTCCTGTTGACGGCGCTCGCTCGAGCGGGCGCCAGGGAAGGTACGGCATGA
- a CDS encoding DUF4442 domain-containing protein, with protein MFSLSDLTRSLSQLASSETLRRAWSVLRHAPGGGVLMGQLIGRIAPYSGTIRPEVLVLETGYVRVLMRDRRAVRNHLRSVHAIALMNLGEVATGMAVLSSLGEDMRGIITHLEMDYLKKARGPITAECTAPLTVEGERREYDVQADLTDTSGEVVARARARWLIGPAMH; from the coding sequence ATGTTCTCGCTCTCCGATCTGACCCGTTCCCTGTCTCAGCTCGCCTCGTCCGAGACCCTGCGCCGCGCGTGGAGCGTGCTGCGCCATGCGCCCGGCGGTGGCGTGTTGATGGGGCAGCTCATCGGCCGCATCGCGCCCTACTCCGGCACCATCCGTCCCGAGGTGCTCGTGCTGGAGACGGGCTACGTGCGGGTGCTCATGCGCGACCGGCGCGCGGTGCGCAACCACCTGCGCTCGGTGCACGCCATCGCGCTGATGAACCTGGGCGAGGTGGCCACGGGCATGGCCGTGCTGTCCTCCCTGGGCGAGGACATGCGCGGCATCATCACCCACCTGGAGATGGACTACCTGAAGAAGGCCCGGGGCCCCATCACCGCCGAGTGCACCGCGCCGCTCACCGTGGAGGGCGAGCGGCGCGAGTACGACGTGCAGGCGGACCTGACCGACACGTCCGGCGAGGTGGTGGCGCGCGCCCGGGCCCGGTGGCTCATCGGCCCCGCCATGCACTGA